A DNA window from Candidatus Sulfidibacterium hydrothermale contains the following coding sequences:
- a CDS encoding CPBP family glutamic-type intramembrane protease, which yields MKREKIKWKLFFFLFFFVWFYSIPLNILSYGLMKALHLHNLLDMLKGKSLLKILFLAITAPVLEEFLFRLLLKPSVKNLVWYVSFFSAVFIFDLLLGKTKGMIFLAGLLLVPAILLVKRNGLKRFQKWFLKHFRLFFYLSCLLFGMLHIGNFSPLSWSLLFWGPLLVLPQLFAGLVLGYIRMRFGIVYSILFHFSYNMLFLFPIILGKI from the coding sequence TTGAAAAGAGAAAAGATAAAGTGGAAATTATTTTTCTTTTTATTTTTTTTCGTTTGGTTTTACAGCATTCCTTTAAATATTCTTTCTTATGGATTGATGAAAGCGTTGCATCTGCATAATTTACTGGATATGTTAAAGGGAAAATCGTTGCTAAAAATACTTTTCCTGGCCATAACAGCCCCTGTGTTGGAGGAATTCTTGTTTCGGTTGTTGTTGAAGCCTTCTGTGAAAAATTTGGTTTGGTATGTTTCCTTTTTTTCCGCTGTCTTCATTTTTGATCTTTTATTAGGAAAAACAAAGGGAATGATATTTCTGGCAGGTTTATTATTGGTACCCGCCATTTTATTAGTGAAAAGAAATGGGTTAAAAAGATTTCAGAAGTGGTTTTTAAAGCATTTTAGACTGTTTTTTTATTTGAGTTGTTTGCTTTTTGGGATGCTGCATATTGGCAATTTTTCCCCTTTATCCTGGTCGCTCCTTTTTTGGGGACCTTTGTTAGTTTTACCCCAACTTTTTGCTGGCTTGGTATTAGGATATATCCGGATGCGTTTTGGAATAGTCTATTCTATACTATTCCATTTTTCGTACAATATGTTATTCCTTTTTCCTATTATCTTAGGAAAAATATGA